The Xiphophorus hellerii strain 12219 chromosome 6, Xiphophorus_hellerii-4.1, whole genome shotgun sequence genomic interval TTTGCTTTTGACACTGATTTAGTGATTAAATGCTGTACATTTTGCAATTTACTGGACATACCTTTTACTTTTAGCTAATGTCACCCTTCATGTGTTTTGCTGTATGAAGAATGTCATATTTTTGTGCAATTGTAGTAATTGTTTTACTGTTCATTAGAATCCTTATATTGGAAATGCAGAGGCACGTTACTGCTaccaggactttttttttttttttaccataatcGCTTCACTCAAAGCTGAATACCAAATTatgacacacttttcagatttgtttttggtggtattttttaatttgcaaaaccGTAGTTGACTTCATTGACTTCAGAATTATGTACAACTATGATGATATAGTTTTTGACATAGAATTATGAAAGATTATAATTGACGTTTGTGGGTTTATGTAACcataatacatttttctctccCTAAGACCAAATAGTACTTCTCCAAAGTACTATTTGGAGAATGTGAGAAAAATGTGTGACTTATTTATGATGATGTAACCACGACCTGAAACAGATGAAAAGTAGTACATTTACTTCAGGAATTTTTTCTCTTTCGCTTTTCACAAGGCTGGTTTTTAATGCTTCCAACTGTGACTTTGCaagtttttgtatatttatcaGTAACCGGACAGGTAGCCAATAAGAGCGCCTTGCCGCACGAGCCCTCGCCTGCTCTGCACCGTATCCCGCGCGCTTATTGGACAAGCGGAGGGAACCCCGACGTGTCACACGAGCCGCTCGCGTGCATGCTGCGATTGCATAAATACCGAGCAGAATCGCTTGTGTCTGGAGTGCTGCAGTTGGGCTCGGAGACAGCTCGGACTGCTGTCATTTTTTATAGTCAGCTAGCTACCCTGAGAGCTGCCAGGAGACGGCGGGACTCTCGGCCGTTTACTTTTCGGTTGTTTTTCCACTCTCATGCGAACCTGAAGATGCCAGCCGGTACGTTCGAAAGAGCATCTCCGTCTGGCGTTGCGGCCGTCCCGGCAAGAGGCGACTGTACCCCAGGGAAACCCCGCACTCTGTCAGAGAACAGAAAGGTAGGCTTTCTGAGCGCAATCATTTTACTTACACATGTAATAACTTTTATACcctaacaacaacaacactaacTGCATTTTTACCTGCTCGTGGAAGTCCTCCAAGCCAATTATGGAGAAGCGGCGACGCGCGCGCATCAATGAGAGCCTGGGTCAGCTGAAGACCCTCATCCTGGACGCGCTCAAGAAAGACGTAAGAGTCTCAGCGAGCCACTGTCAATGACTTCTTCAAATGTAATGAGAGTTTTAAAACAcatctgctctgtttttgtctgaagAGCTCCAGACACTCCAAGCTGGAGAAGGCCGACATCCTGGAGATGACGGTAAAGCACCTGAGGAACCTCCAGCGGCTTCAGATGACAGGTATGTAAGCTCAGTCACCTcggttttagttttatattaatAAGTACACAGTATGTGTACTTTTTGACTGTGAAAATGTTGCCTTGAAGAGACATTAATTACAGAGTTAAGAAAAGCACaccaacaggaaaaaaaagaatggttAAAATTTTTACCAATTAAACTGCTGTAACAATTTACatacctttttttatttggatacATTTTATCCAGCATTTGTTCTAGAAATTGTGCAAGTTTAACAGctacaaaataaactaattagGCAATTAATTTGACTTGGTTTTACATCTAATTAATTCAGACATTATACttagtcatattcaataaattagaatatgccTTCCAATGAGTCTTGTCAGATTGGACATACCTTTTGAAAATAGTCTTTAaacaggtattaaacatacttttcatatagacctttttttgcttttaaaaatgttggttgAGTGTACTGTAAGAAGAAAATCataattagcaaaaataaaggcttt includes:
- the LOC116721605 gene encoding transcription factor HES-1-like, whose product is MLPTVTLQVFVYLSVTGQVANKSALPHEPSPALHRIPRAYWTSGGNPDVSHEPLACMLRLHKYRAESLVSGVLQLGSETARTAVIFYSQLATLRAARRRRDSRPFTFRLFFHSHANLKMPAGTFERASPSGVAAVPARGDCTPGKPRTLSENRKSSKPIMEKRRRARINESLGQLKTLILDALKKDSSRHSKLEKADILEMTVKHLRNLQRLQMTAALNTDPSILGKYRAGFSECVGEVTRFLSTCEGVTAEVRTHLLSHLAACVTQINLYGPHLGDLGQTSGTQVTAPPGLRAPLKGGSLSPEAMKLYGGFQVVASPDGHFAFLIPGAALTPLSVQNCHHVSPVAPAVTSDSVWRPW